A single window of Bacteroidota bacterium DNA harbors:
- a CDS encoding DUF1599 domain-containing protein, translated as MQTTGTQYDKAIKLCKDIFLKKMKDYGTAWRNLRPTSLTDQIFIKAQRIKSIENKGTQKVGDDIKGEYIGIINYCVISLIQLELENDSRVDLPYDEVEKLYDKYVAQTKKLMEDKNHDYGEAWRDMRISSLTDLILMKIFRVKQIEDNKGKTIISEGVDANYMDMLNYSVFALIKLDN; from the coding sequence ATGCAAACTACAGGAACACAATATGACAAGGCCATAAAGCTATGCAAAGATATCTTTTTAAAGAAAATGAAAGATTATGGCACCGCTTGGCGCAATTTAAGACCAACTTCGTTAACCGATCAGATATTTATTAAAGCGCAACGCATTAAAAGCATCGAGAATAAAGGCACCCAAAAAGTGGGTGATGATATTAAAGGCGAATACATTGGCATCATCAATTATTGTGTTATTTCTTTAATTCAGTTGGAACTTGAAAATGATTCGCGGGTTGATTTACCGTATGATGAAGTAGAAAAACTTTACGATAAATATGTAGCGCAAACCAAGAAATTAATGGAAGATAAAAATCACGATTACGGTGAGGCTTGGCGCGATATGCGAATCAGCTCTTTAACCGATTTGATTTTGATGAAAATTTTCCGTGTTAAACAAATTGAGGATAATAAAGGGAAAACCATTATTTCCGAAGGTGTTGATGCAAATTATATGGATATGTTAAATTATTCGGTGTTTGCTTTGATTAAACTCGACAATTAA
- the folP gene encoding dihydropteroate synthase, with protein sequence MSSKIKENNPIVYQINGKSLSFEKPMVMAIINLTPDSFYDGGKYGEINDVLRDAEEKVKQGALILDIGAASSRSGSKEISEDEEWKRLQQPLLELRKKFNEIFISVDTYRAEIARRAAECGADIINDISGGNMDASMFDTIAKLNVAYVMMHMKGTPQTMQVNPEYGDVVYEVKSEFEKKISNLKEKGFSKIIIDPGFGFGKTTEHNYQLLKQLSQFTELDFPVLAGLSRKSMINKVIGTSPVTALNGTTVLNTIALLNGAKILRVHDVVEAIQAIELLKEYSRV encoded by the coding sequence ATGAGCTCTAAAATTAAAGAAAATAACCCAATTGTATACCAAATAAATGGTAAAAGCCTGAGTTTTGAAAAGCCTATGGTAATGGCAATTATTAACTTAACTCCTGATAGCTTTTACGATGGCGGTAAGTATGGCGAAATAAATGATGTTTTAAGGGACGCGGAGGAAAAGGTAAAGCAGGGTGCCCTGATTTTAGATATTGGTGCGGCATCTTCTCGTTCCGGATCGAAAGAAATAAGCGAAGACGAAGAGTGGAAGCGTTTGCAGCAACCCTTACTGGAATTACGTAAAAAATTTAATGAGATTTTTATTTCGGTGGATACTTACCGGGCAGAAATTGCACGGCGTGCCGCTGAATGTGGCGCTGATATTATTAATGATATTTCAGGCGGTAACATGGATGCTTCTATGTTCGATACTATTGCTAAGTTGAATGTAGCCTATGTTATGATGCACATGAAAGGAACACCACAAACCATGCAGGTAAATCCGGAGTATGGTGATGTAGTATATGAAGTGAAGTCTGAATTTGAAAAGAAAATTTCTAACCTTAAAGAAAAAGGTTTCTCAAAAATTATTATCGACCCGGGTTTTGGTTTTGGAAAAACAACAGAACATAATTATCAGCTTTTAAAACAACTCTCGCAATTTACAGAATTAGATTTTCCTGTTTTGGCCGGACTCTCAAGAAAAAGCATGATTAATAAAGTAATCGGAACTAGTCCGGTTACCGCCTTAAATGGTACGACTGTTTTAAATACAATCGCTCTTTTAAACGGCGCTAAAATATTGCGAGTACATGATGTAGTGGAAGCAATTCAAGCGATAGAATTACTAAAAGAGTACTCCCGAGTGTAG
- a CDS encoding response regulator transcription factor: protein MKKKRIETVTQDDFDSIYKKKIRDGKKNWREIFKSEIDGFNSFITSDSFWYIGDFATSKIVMAGGELEVATPLHKNEWVGISPMEIGKMFHPLDVAKMQAFTVFISDYFARRTQKEINNVKVSMLFRMLNSKNEYTWRILSYPKIKYENNLPRYIFCLISDCSHLVNEPESTMFVFDNNDKESVLYFCNEETVELKRFHEKKPLTQRETEVVKLLAKGLISKEIAHLLGISKNTVENHKQNIFEKTKTKNIAELITYAIKNKLVD from the coding sequence ATGAAGAAGAAACGAATAGAGACTGTTACGCAAGATGATTTTGATTCTATTTACAAGAAGAAAATTAGAGACGGAAAAAAGAATTGGAGGGAGATTTTCAAAAGCGAGATAGATGGTTTCAATTCGTTTATTACGAGTGATAGCTTTTGGTATATAGGAGATTTTGCGACGTCCAAAATTGTTATGGCCGGCGGCGAGCTGGAAGTTGCCACGCCTCTTCATAAAAATGAATGGGTTGGGATTTCGCCAATGGAAATTGGAAAAATGTTCCATCCTTTGGACGTAGCAAAAATGCAAGCCTTTACAGTGTTCATTTCAGATTATTTTGCACGACGAACGCAAAAAGAAATTAATAATGTGAAAGTCAGTATGCTCTTTAGAATGCTGAATTCCAAAAATGAATATACCTGGCGTATTTTATCTTATCCGAAAATTAAATATGAGAATAATTTACCTCGATATATTTTTTGTTTGATAAGTGATTGCTCTCATTTAGTTAATGAACCTGAAAGCACAATGTTTGTGTTTGATAATAATGATAAGGAGAGTGTTTTATACTTCTGTAATGAAGAAACGGTTGAACTGAAGCGTTTTCATGAAAAAAAGCCACTTACGCAACGCGAAACTGAAGTGGTGAAATTGTTGGCAAAAGGATTAATAAGCAAGGAAATAGCCCATCTATTAGGGATATCTAAAAATACAGTTGAAAATCATAAGCAAAATATTTTCGAGAAAACAAAAACAAAAAACATCGCGGAGTTAATCACGTACGCGATAAAAAACAAACTAGTTGATTAA
- a CDS encoding Rieske 2Fe-2S domain-containing protein: MSYHWIKIFENEDAMHNNLMLGKPQSMVIKGNKICVARTNEGVYAVADRCPHNGASLSHGQCTEKGEIVCPMHRYPFDLKTGRTTSGLTMNVLTYPIKIEENGVFVGIKAKWWEL, encoded by the coding sequence ATGAGTTATCACTGGATTAAAATTTTCGAGAATGAAGATGCAATGCACAACAATTTAATGTTGGGCAAACCTCAATCCATGGTGATAAAAGGAAATAAAATTTGCGTTGCCCGCACCAATGAAGGTGTTTATGCTGTTGCAGATCGTTGTCCGCACAATGGAGCTTCGCTTTCACACGGACAATGCACAGAAAAAGGAGAAATAGTTTGTCCGATGCACCGATATCCCTTTGATTTAAAAACCGGACGAACAACTTCCGGTTTGACCATGAATGTTTTAACTTATCCTATCAAGATTGAGGAAAATGGTGTGTTTGTTGGTATTAAAGCGAAATGGTGGGAGTTGTAG
- a CDS encoding rhomboid family intramembrane serine protease gives MKNFISKSLLKVGAFPLLFVVLMWAVFFIDHAFNLHLTQLGTAPRTIKGLSGIIFSPFLHSDLEHLASNSLPMLVLGMLTFYFYKPIAWPSFIWIYIMSGVWLWVGGRNTPTGDMYHIGASGLIYGAAVFLFFSGVFRKHKPLMVISALVLFLYGGMMWGIFPIKQEISWEAHLFGAISGLMVAYNYRKEGPQRKEYEWENEDDDENEIIPEEEISEINETPTITYYFIPKQEENKEDENKKE, from the coding sequence ATGAAAAATTTCATTTCAAAATCTTTATTGAAAGTTGGAGCTTTTCCGCTCTTATTTGTCGTGTTGATGTGGGCTGTTTTCTTTATTGATCACGCTTTTAATTTACATCTTACACAATTAGGTACTGCTCCTAGAACGATTAAAGGTTTAAGCGGAATTATCTTCTCTCCTTTTTTACACTCCGATCTGGAACATTTAGCATCGAACAGTTTACCGATGCTGGTATTAGGAATGCTCACGTTTTACTTTTACAAACCAATTGCATGGCCTTCGTTCATCTGGATTTATATCATGTCGGGCGTTTGGTTGTGGGTTGGCGGAAGAAACACTCCTACCGGCGATATGTATCACATTGGCGCCAGCGGATTAATTTATGGCGCTGCTGTTTTTTTATTTTTTAGTGGTGTATTTAGAAAACACAAACCTCTTATGGTAATATCCGCTCTTGTTTTGTTTTTATATGGCGGTATGATGTGGGGAATTTTTCCAATTAAACAGGAAATTTCCTGGGAGGCGCATTTGTTTGGTGCCATATCCGGATTAATGGTTGCTTATAATTACCGTAAAGAAGGTCCGCAACGTAAAGAATACGAATGGGAAAATGAAGACGATGACGAAAATGAAATTATTCCTGAAGAAGAAATTTCAGAAATAAATGAAACGCCAACCATCACCTATTATTTCATTCCGAAACAGGAAGAGAATAAGGAAGATGAAAACAAAAAAGAGTAA
- a CDS encoding GyrI-like domain-containing protein, which yields MKKILFALTISGLLASCKNDTDEKGASSNNTTSVANTITTPPAQVVEETPGIIGVFDIPEILTLAILDSAKQEDIGFKIGKAYSAIEVDINNLGLSTEGLPPGAIYYNNNPENFVFECVVPINKTPKVQPKNSTIVILEATRAVVYNYYGPYDKMFNAYAELKTYLEKNKLEQSGAAREFYISDATVEKDPNKWLSKIYIPVK from the coding sequence ATGAAAAAAATTCTTTTTGCATTAACGATTTCAGGCCTATTAGCGTCGTGTAAAAACGATACCGATGAAAAAGGCGCTTCATCCAACAATACAACATCCGTTGCAAATACAATCACAACTCCTCCTGCACAGGTTGTAGAGGAAACTCCGGGTATTATTGGTGTGTTTGATATTCCTGAAATTTTAACCCTTGCTATACTCGATTCAGCGAAACAAGAAGATATTGGTTTTAAAATTGGGAAAGCTTACAGCGCTATTGAAGTCGATATCAATAATCTGGGCTTAAGCACAGAAGGCTTACCTCCCGGTGCGATTTATTACAATAATAATCCTGAAAATTTTGTTTTCGAATGCGTTGTTCCAATCAATAAAACACCAAAGGTACAACCAAAAAATTCCACCATTGTTATTCTGGAAGCTACACGCGCGGTAGTTTACAATTATTATGGGCCATATGATAAAATGTTTAACGCTTACGCCGAACTGAAAACTTACCTCGAAAAAAACAAACTGGAGCAATCAGGTGCAGCTCGTGAGTTTTACATTAGCGATGCTACAGTCGAAAAAGACCCTAATAAGTGGTTAAGCAAAATTTACATTCCTGTTAAATAA
- a CDS encoding pyridoxal phosphate-dependent aminotransferase produces MPVISNKANEMPASPIRKLVPYAEAAKKKGIKIYHLNIGQPDIVTPDTFLKAIKSADIKVLEYSHSAGNESYRKKLCNYYKGYNINIEPSEVIITNGGSEAISIAMMTCFNPGDEIIIPEPFYANYNGFSVAANVTVKPIKSSIESGFALPPISDFEKLITPKTKGIMICNPGNPTGYLYTKAELEALKDLVKKYDLFLLSDEVYREFCYDGKEYVSVMHLSGIENNVILLDSISKRYSACGARIGAMISKNKEVMSAALKFAQARLSPPSYGQIGAEAALDTPASYFAEVKKEYIARRDFVIDALNKIPGVFCPKPSGAFYCIARLPIDNADKFCQWLLEDFNFNQQTVMLAPATGFYSTPGSGINEVRLAYVLNLNDLNNAMICLKEALAKYPGKTN; encoded by the coding sequence ATGCCAGTAATATCCAATAAAGCAAACGAAATGCCGGCATCGCCCATTCGTAAGTTAGTTCCTTATGCCGAAGCGGCGAAGAAAAAAGGTATTAAAATTTATCACTTAAATATCGGACAACCGGATATCGTTACGCCGGATACTTTTTTAAAGGCTATTAAAAGTGCCGATATAAAAGTTTTAGAGTATAGTCACAGTGCAGGTAACGAAAGTTACCGTAAAAAACTTTGTAACTATTACAAAGGCTATAACATCAATATTGAACCAAGTGAAGTAATCATCACCAATGGCGGCTCTGAAGCCATTTCAATTGCTATGATGACTTGCTTTAATCCCGGTGATGAAATTATTATCCCTGAACCTTTCTATGCGAATTATAACGGATTTTCAGTAGCAGCTAATGTTACGGTTAAACCAATTAAGAGCAGCATTGAAAGTGGGTTTGCATTACCTCCTATTTCTGATTTCGAAAAACTAATCACGCCTAAAACAAAAGGCATCATGATTTGTAATCCGGGAAATCCAACCGGATACTTATATACAAAAGCTGAATTAGAAGCCTTGAAAGACTTAGTAAAAAAATACGATTTGTTTTTATTAAGTGACGAGGTGTATCGCGAATTTTGCTATGACGGAAAGGAATACGTTTCTGTTATGCATTTAAGCGGCATCGAAAACAATGTTATTTTATTAGACTCCATTTCTAAACGTTACAGTGCCTGTGGCGCACGCATTGGCGCTATGATAAGTAAAAACAAAGAGGTGATGAGTGCTGCATTAAAATTTGCGCAGGCAAGGTTAAGTCCGCCTTCATACGGACAAATCGGAGCAGAAGCTGCATTAGACACACCGGCTTCGTATTTCGCTGAAGTAAAAAAAGAATACATTGCACGTCGCGATTTTGTGATTGATGCTTTGAATAAAATCCCGGGTGTATTTTGTCCTAAACCAAGCGGTGCTTTTTATTGCATTGCACGATTACCTATTGACAACGCCGACAAGTTTTGTCAGTGGTTATTGGAAGATTTTAATTTCAACCAACAAACTGTAATGTTAGCTCCTGCTACCGGATTTTACTCAACACCGGGCTCAGGAATTAACGAAGTGCGTTTAGCTTACGTTTTAAATCTTAATGATTTAAATAACGCTATGATTTGTTTAAAAGAAGCATTGGCAAAATATCCGGGTAAAACCAATTAA